The sequence gcGTTTGGTTTTCGGCTGTTTTTTTCTAAAAGTCGCTGACTTGACGTATGCGCAGATAAGCGAAGATgtctgttttcgcgcggaatcgTGCTGTACTCTTATGCGTTTGCTTTTTTTATGATCTTTAATTtttctcagtattgtgctttaaaatAGTCGAGCAGACTGCAAAAGCTCGCCGAaggattaaaaaaatagaaggcaggatatgctCGGGAAATCGATTTCAAAGGGACGCTATAAAAACTTGAGTTGTATTTATTCCGAAATGATCCGTAAAATTTGGCTTTTTTGTCCTCGCAAACAACTGCTTCGTCAAATGGtgtagttcttaaaaaaaaaatcttatctttTTAGATTTACTTCACGAacccgtttctttttttttaagttcagatGGTCTTGAGAGGCAGTAGAATATCATGATGGTCGGAATCATCACGGGATGCGTGACTCCGATGTCGCGAGCTAGTCGCCCAGCTCGGGAGACGCCAGCAGGCGCGAGGCGGGCTGGTGAGAGCGTGGACCTGGCCTGTGCAGGCGGTGAGCGCCAAGGTGGATGGGGAGCCGTGCTGCGACTGGGTCGGGGAGGACGGCGCGGGCCACTTCGTCAAGATGGTGCACAACGGCATCGAGTACGGCGACATGCAGCTGATCTGCGAGGCCTACCACCTCATGAGGACGGCCCTCTCGCTGTCCCACGACCGCATGAGCCAGGTGACGCTGCCCCCCCGCCGTCTGCCCCTGGTTCACCTCGCCGCTTCACGACTCATTGTCAGGGACCGGAAagattcgcgttttcgatgaccttcaggatagaccacACAGTCCTCGGTATACTCTGGGAAAATAacagctgttcattggctgctgatttgcgagtcgtctcaaccggtttgcctgtgatacgatacttccttggttgagtgtttcccattggcccagagggCGTCCGGATGGACAGTGAGCCGATGGcgagagcagcttaaaggtacgtgtgtgtttgaattttagcctatcgcgaaatgaatccgcgaatttttccggtctctactcgttGTCACTATCCTCTACTGTCATTAACACACAGTGCAATAGACATTaacaataaaactacaaaaattacatatatatacatatataagctTACACTAGCTTAAATTCAAATCGTTCCGTTCGTCAGTTGTATACCTAGGTTTGGATTTAAACCATAGTTCTAGAGATAACTTAACTTATTGAAAGACACTCTAGCACTTAAAGGTAAGTTTACGTTAAAAATTCATCTGTTTTTTtagataagcaattatgattaaAATCAATTGAGTGTGTTTTTCTAGTATTATTGTTATGTACACTACTTCGTAAGATAAGTTACtgtaaattgtttttaacaaACAACAAACATAGTAAAACTGAATGTTGAGAATTGAGTGGTTGAGGCCAGAGTCCTTATGACATCAATCTTGATGAGACGTTACACTCTTAATTGTCATTCGTTCACAAAATGTACACTCATCATTTCgctttgaaatgaaaataatttcttcCCTTTGCCTAAAGAAGACCATAATGAAGAAAGGTTAGACACCATTAGTTTGTAAATCcaaataaattttagaattatAAGAATAGTTTTACAAAAAGTGAATCTATGTATATTCGCCGGTCAACGAAAAAGGTTTAATTCGGGTTGAGGAAAGTTTTTGTAAGTAATCATATTGATAAGTATATTATCAGCTATGTTAATACTGTTCCAAATCATTCAGGTTATATTCAAGTTTCGATCTAATTAAGGACATGTAGAGTGTTAGGATGGAATCAGTAGTCGTTGCAGGAAAAGTAATGTATGTATATGATGAGGGCAAGCATTGGTTCGGGAGTTGGAGATTATAGAAACATCATAGAAATGGTAGAATAATTTTGAGTCTAAAATGATTCCCAAGTCTTTTAAAAAGTGAGGTTTTTGGAATAGGTGTGTTGTGTAGGATTGATTGGTAGATATTTCACGAACACTAACGTGCGAGTAGTCAGCAGGGCTCAGTCTGTGTCGACAGTAGCGTGCGTGACCCGGACGGAGGGGGCAGGGCGTTGTCGAGTTGTAACAGCCCTGGTCGTCCCGCAGGTGTTTGAGGACTGGAACAAGGGCGAGCTGGACTCCTTCCTCATCGAGATCACCAAGGACATACTCAAGTTCAAGGACGCCGATGGTCAGTGCACCTGCGTTGCAGCCGAGACGTCGCGTCGTTCGCGCCGGAATGTTGGCCGTTCGTCTCGGACTAGATTCATTACAAGTTCCGAGACCTTTAAAACTAAACTGTGCTTATTCTATATAATATCTTGTTTCTGGGTGCCAGTGTGTGTTATGTGAAACTGTGGCATTTTTCGGAACATAAATTCATAATTAGTTagctgtatattatttttaatttatgaggAACAAAGCTTGAAAATAATACTTTTCACGTCTTTTTTGCCAGCTCACTGAGATGAGTATGGGTAGTGGAAACTCTTAAAGCCAAGTttacaggcttttttttttgacgtgaatacgtcttgtAAATCATGATGCCAGTTTGAAAAGTGGAGTGTAAATAAAAATAGAATGGATTTTAAGACGTTTCGGCttgtttctgtgtgtgtgtgtgtgtatgtgaatgtgtgtatgtgaatgtgtgtATGTGAACGTGTGTATGTGAATGTATGTATGTGAATGTATGTATGTGAATGTATGTATGTGAATGTGCACGTATGTgaatgtgcatgtgtgtgtgtatgtgaacgtgtgtgtgtatgtgaacgTGTGTGTGTTGGTACCAGATGTAATGTTCTGAGAGCGCTACACGCCCGCCTGCAGGGAAGCCGCTGGTGGAGAAGATCCGGGACTCGGCGGGGCAGAAGGGCACGGGCAAGTGGACGGCCATCGCGGCGCTGGACTACGGGGTGCCCGTCACGCTCATAGGGGAGTCCGTGTTCGCGCGCTGCCTGTCGTCGCTCAAGGAGGAGCGCGTGCACGCCTCGACGGTGCTCAAGGGCCCGGCCAGCAGCGTCTACGACGGCGACAAGGACCAGTTCCTGGAGCACATCAGACAGGTGGGCCGAGGCTCTCCTCTGGGTCCTGACCTGTGAGCCCGGTTGCTGGTGGGGCGGCAAGGCTGACGGACCCCTTCTCATTTCCCCCCCGCTCATGTcttcacctctctctctctctctctcgtgatttttttaagtagtaGTCAATGTCCAAGTTGTCAAGAAGCACTTTATGTTGGGAGGTTCACGTTTGAAGCCTATAAAGGAGTGTTGACGTTCCGACACGTTTGGAAAAGTTGACGCAATCGTTTGCTGGAAGTAGACATTGAAAATAAGAGTTAgtgttttgagttttttttttttttgtgttgggggggggggggggggggggaggtctatGACTAGTTGTAAATTGGAAGTGTTTTTTTGTGATAGTATTGTTTGGGATTATTTTCCTCAGCGGCCAAAAGTAGATGTTTTAAAGTTGCATACGCAAAGTCTAGTCGTGAGTGAGTATTTGATTCAACATGATTGAAGGATaaatattaaccaaaaaaaaaaaaaaaataagtcttGGCTTAAAAATTctcttaattttttcattttgctgAACTCAGCATCTAAATATACTGCTAGTGCACATCTAATTGAGTaactttttaattactttttggtCTAGAAGTGGTCAGGTCGATgtagacagtggcgtagccaggatttgtgtatggggggtgttaagaagcatggccccctcaccccccctattaaagcgtgGGGTCCGGGGGTCGTCCCCCCGGGAAAAtctggattttaaggtgtaaaatagtgctattttagcagttttcggtacttaaatttaaatattgtaatggtaaaatttttattaattttaatatgaaatttgtttgagtgatgaataagaaattaaagatttggagcggggggggggggggtttgaaccccttaacccccccccacccccctggctacacccctggATGTAGATGTGTGTAGGGGCTTGACGTGACACATGTTCGTAGTGGTAATTTGGTAAATGAGGTGGTTTCGGGTGCGAGTGCTGGAGAAGCGAGCGGGTGTTTCCGTCTCCCCCAGGCTCTGTACGCCTCCAAGATCGTCTCGTACGCGCAGGGCTTCATGCTGCTCCGCGAGGCGGCCAAGGAGTTCGGCTGGAAGCTCAACTACGGGGGAATCGCGCTGATGTGGCGCGGCGGCTGCATCATCCGGAGGTGCGTGTCGCGTCGTCCGTGCCTCATATGTTCGATCCCGCGGCGTGGGCGCACGTCGTGTCAACACTGGTGTTTTGTCTAGAGAGATAAAAACGACACAATTAGTGACGATGCACttgcaaacaactcgattggcagcgagcgtgcacgatagcacaactcaCCGCCGTGgtggttcaacaacaactgttgcttcgttgccggaagctgcagggctacccgcCGCGGCAGGCAGAcatcttgaaaaacttggcgctgctagcaagcagcgcgggaagttcaaaattcaagtgtttcaaacactatacactaaattacacacaatatttacaagtccaaagaGCTGGTTATAGTGTTCTCATTTTCTGTTGAGTTGTTTTCGCACTGGAAACAGCAAATGCACAAACTTCTAAACCAGACGTCACCACTATGTCCATTTATTTAGGGGGAAAAAACTCATGATTTGTCGATGACCCGTTTTATTATACTATATATTATTGtagtaaaattatgaaaatgaataTGAAGCTCATTTTTTTTCCGtagtattacttttttattttaatttcatcattaaTTTATACAATATTTTAACGGTTATTTGATATTGAATGGCGTTTTCCGTTTTATTGacacttaatgtaactaaaaatttttagctatatttttattaacgtagtaacatttcataaaaattcttataaaaaattaattattattattaaaaattctgGAAGAAACAAGGGACTTTGTTTGACAGAAAGAGTGGTCACCCTGGTAACTAAAATTTTGagctatatttttattaatgtagtagtaacatttcattaaaatttttataaaaaaatttaattattaaatatccTTGGGAGAAAGAAGGGACTTGGTTTAACGGAAAGAGTGGTCACCCTGGTAACTAGAATTTTTAGCTATATTTTTATTAACGTAGTAGCATTTCATGAAAATTcttagggagaaaaaaaaattgttaaaaaatcgCTGGGAGGAACTTGTAACTTGTTTTGACCGCGAGAGAGATCACCCTGGCGAAGCGCGGGCAGGGAAGGGGAAGAGAGAGCCGGAGGGTATGCGTGCGTGCGTGCCTGCGCAGCGCGTTCCTGGGCAACATCAAGTCTGCGTTTGAGCGCAACCCGGGGCTGTCCAACCTGCTGCTGGACGACTTCTTCCGCGCCGCCGTGCACCGCTGCCAGGAGTCGTGGCGCACGGTGGTGGCCACGGCAGCGCGGCTCGGAATCCCCACGCCCTGCTTCAGCACGGCGCTCGCCTTCTACGATGGCTACCGCTCGCACTCGCTGCCCGCCAACCTCATCCAGGTGGGCCCGTCTCTCACCGTTCATGCACCGatatccaggggcgcaacaactaaatttccaaagggggcaGCAATTtaccttattataaagaatcatcgatccccctcgCTATTGaagcggcggggggggggggggatccggtggtcctcccctgggaaaaactgtatttcaaggtggaaaatggtgctattcaagcagttttattatctaaaaaattgaatacacagcactttctttgcccccgtttgccccccacttcaaggtttcagaggggggggggggcgatttaccctcccccccactcctgttgttgcgcccctgccgaTATCcattatatttagttttaatgcatgtgttttttttttaattttactgtgtgTTGATTCTTTTTAAGGCCATATTTTGCTGTCTTTTGATAGTAATTTTGAGGTCGTAGTTATTCTGaccagaaaaatataatttgatgCTGAACACTAATTATTTTACAGGAGGAACTATTTTCAGCCTTTCTACCTTGTACCGTATTTATCCGCGTATGGATCGCAcgttattatgtttaaaaaaacgtACTGCAATCCGTATTCTAGTTTTTTTGATTTTTCgttttggattttaaaaaaaattaacattgcactatGTGAAAATTTAGTCCGGACTTGCAAATTGGTCACGACAAGGGGACGTGACCCAGGAAAAGAGGACTCCCAGCGACCTTGTTCTCTGGCTCTAGTGCTTGTACATTTCCTCTTGTCAGCTGTTCACGCAGAGAGACTGTCGCATCTGAGCACAGGACTACGCATCACACGGATAATTGAATCGTGTGGCCCAGCGTCTCAGCTTCGAAGGTTAAACTGGTGGCTGGTATGCTTTCACGCAGAAAGCGTGCTTCCTTGGTTTTACTTTCACGTAATAAGTCATGGTCACTTTATTGTTACTTTTATAAAgtgttgtgaaaataatttttttttaatagtttttttaagaaTCTTAACTTATGTAACATTTACAAGGTTCGTCATTGATTGCTACGACTTGATTCGTGTAGTTTGTGTGTGTCGAGTGTTCCTGGGTTGTGAATTGAGGACCTCGCGTTGCCCGACTGCGAGAGCTCGGGAATGCCGCGGTGGCTCGCGCCGTGAGACCCGCGCGGTCGCGCCGTGTTGCGCAGGCCCAGCGGGACTACTTCGGGGCCCACACGTACGAGCTGGTGTCCAGCCCGGGCAGGTTCCAGCACACCAACTGGACCGGCCGGGGGGGCAACGTGTCCGCCAGCACGTACCAGGCGTAGCGGCTCCCCCCGCCTGCCGTGTCCCCTGGGACCCAGCGCTCGGGGGGGAGGCCCGTCGTCCGGCCGCTTCACGACACGCTCACGTTCCGTGAAACATCTTGGACATCTGTGAAGATACCCTGGCTCAtcggaaagaaaagaaaatcaaTTGGACGCAGTTATGCGAAAAGGAACCAACCCCCATGAAACATATTCTGagcattttgaagttaaaagttaattataaattgtaattctcgtatcgataacataatgtgggtgtaattttaatggtctagtataagtACTGAtgtaataatagcaacgacggtacgatcaaccttgtactattttaatttaattttcaaataaaaatatataacaaaattgtgggttggttacTTTTTGCTTAACTACGTCCAATTgtgctataaaaaaataataattgggtaCTGTAGATTCTTTTTGTTTACACGCcttgatttttttaactatatgtcTGTGGGTTTTACGAAATACTATTACAATTTACATTTTTTACTACATACTTTCTTGTAgcttgtaacttttttattttctggtcTTCTAGCATTTTTAAAACtggagtattttttttagtgtgtccAGTAAACCTTATAAAAACAGTTCGTAAATGAACACAACTTGTGTtttggttataaaaaaaaatagacaaatataataatttttttatttgggaaGTACCtgtgttattgaaggaaatgtgGGACAAGCTCTGATTTAAAAGTATTACCCTTGTCTGTCGCAATTGTTCACGATTCTGCACGCGTGTCGGGAATGCAGGTATGGGTTGCTCCTGCTACAGTTATATCATGGGGAAGCTGGTGTTTTATAGGATATTTAAGCCGCTAGGGCAGGTTCGGACGCTGGTACGCCCGGTAGCACGCTTGGCTAGTGACGTAGGCTTGAGTAGTCCGGCCGTGTGGCGACTGGCTAGGTGAACTCTAGCGAGCGTGGTTCGTCACAGCGGTCTTATTTCGCGGGGCGTGGTTTATGTTTAtagtaaacatatatatatatatttggttcctcaatttatttattaaagtctccatttttagcaaaatattttaacagcTGAAAGGGAGTGAGTTGTCTTTAAGCAGATTTCCTCAGTTGAGTTTGTGAAATGTCTTGTACTTATTTCTTTACTTTATCACGGGGCAAATTAGTGGGAATAGTAATTCACTTTGGAATCTGACCGGTATATTTTCCAGAAAATTGACGCATTTGCTACACAATAGGTGGTCTTTCTAAACTAACTAAGCCTTTTAGTCTCCAAAAGTCTTTCATGTATGTTCTTTGTATGATGTCACTAATTCACAGAGTTACTTTTAAATGAGAATAGTGAGTGGTTCCTAGTTGTGGCCATAGTAGGTTTCATTTCTCACACTATGTTATGTTctttaaaaacaagattttaattttaactgacgattccaaatttttataagttataaaatttaaattctgatATATATGTTTCCACATTTGTATCACTGATTGTCAGTGGTGCAGTTAATTTTCTTTCACCAAAGTCATTATAAATGttgtgttttaaattatgtatgtCAGTCTCTGAAAATGCTAAACCTCATATGTATGACACAATTGGCAGCATATTTTTGTACATTAATTGTAAAATCGTCAAAAGTTGACTCAACAAGGTTTTGCCTTTATTGCTTGAATATACACTTTACACGTTTATGTAGAGCATTCTCGGGAAACAGGTAACACTAACACTTGTTCCTGTAGTAAAAAATCATTCCAAACGTTGGTGTCCTGGAACagtgaaagcacgcttgctcttGAAGGTTTTTTGAGACTGCCAATAAACTGTAACATTTGTGAGCACGTGGTGTAACTAGTGTGTGTGTGCCCTGGAGTGGAAATGAAAATTAGCATATTTTTCATGTACTTTAGTTGTAGCATGTAAACTGGTGCAAATATTGACGTAGAACATATCCTGCCATTGATGTTACGTTGAACCGTCAATTATTTCCCCCTCCATCCTATTTTAAAACATGGGAGTGTAGTAcaaataatgcttttgttttaagaCTAGGACATTAACCATAATTGCCTTTTGTGTTGGGATATGTGGAACATGCTATAATCTTTAGCAACAGCTTGCtttcaatgtttgtttacgttaaaagtagtacagtgctgtgttttttttccatgtttgtTATTGGTGACGTGCTGTTAAAATGTTGATATGCATTTTGTCCTTGAAAAGTGTCTGGTACATGTGTGTTGTTAAAGCAGTTTGTTAAAGGTGTTAGTGAAAATTACTTTGCAAAATATAAGTAGTGATGATtcttaaaatatacatatattttctgtattttaatAAGTACTAAataagggtgtgtgtgtgtgtgtgtgtggaattaTTTCCAAGGATGAAACAGCGTAGGATCAGGAAacaaatttactaaaatttacaTTGCTTACTAATTTTGCAGcacgaaaatattttatttacatacacTGAATGGCTTGGGTGTGGTCATGCTGACAATGTGTCTCTTTTATAAGAACATACGTAGCTCATTCTGATGGCTGTAAAAGTCAAAAGTGGgattaaatatttgataattttatggaaaatgttttttgttaAACTATGCAGATTTCATTACTGTATGTTTGGATTGTATGCTAATGTTGCATTAAAAGAATCCTGAGGACTGTACAGTTATAGTGATTAACtttactatgattttttttgacgtgatatcttataaattgatgaacaccagctgcacgcacgaaaaattgtcacgttccgcctgagccgagcgtccgagaaccggccaaccaccgtgcgagaaaatatctatacataatatcaaacaggttaaggcaagCTTTTTAACTAGGTAATTGTCCgtgattttattcaaacaaattatttaaattaaatttgcaaaaactgtaaataatatttaaagattGAAAAATATGcaagttttcatcaatgttttattatgacgttatcacataaaattatagtccgtaaactgactttacagacaaacccactaatttttttttaatttgaaattatttaaaaaaatgtgagagtTCTGTCTGTAACTGTAAAAGACTAAATCCATACGAAACCCCTCAGTTAATAGGAATTCACTTGTAAACGGTACCTATGGTTAGCTGTGTGCATGAGAGCAACACGTACCGCTGTGATTGCCGGACGTTGCAGGGCTGccaccttggcaggcagccagCTTGAAAACTGGGGGCTGCTGGGGCAAGCAACAAAGGAAGTTCAAAACCAACACTAGAACTACAACCTAACACACGCTGTTTACACAGGCAAACAGTGGGATCACATGACCTGTATGTATGGGGTGTTGGAACAATCATGGCATCaaagaaatttttaacattttcgttggttctctaaagcattatgaAGGCAGCGCTTATCATTTAAGTATTTTTCCGTGCTATAAGTTTCAGTCCAATagataagttaaaataaaatcaatctgaaacattttaaaacacacaattaTAACACCAAGTatatgtaaatacttcctacaaacaaaccttgacTTTATTGAGTTGATTTGCCAGTTGAGATTTACGGGAGTGTAACCTAGACTGTACTGGCTCTTAAATCGTAAATGTCCGTGAACTGGTACCGTACTCAATCACCACGTCAACTCAACAGGTTTTTGCGACTTGACTGTTTATTGTAAATAGTGCAGTGCTTGAAGAGAAGAACAAAACTTTCACATTGGCCAGCCTGCCTGAAAATTGAGGAATTTTCGGTTTAACAGGAAGTCCACCTGGTGCCCGGAAGTGACGTGTTTCTACAGTCATGTTTTATTGTTGTTACCTAATGGTTCGAAAAACGTGTCATGTCGTTATAGTGCAATCCGATTAAAATTGTGAAATCATTGGTGGTTTGTTTGGAATAATGCACGCCATATTGTTGGTGAACAAAcattttttggtcctccgggccggatattCGTTCCGGAGTGTTTTACCGTGGTAGTTTGTGTGGAcacgtttttgttttctttgttgcTGCATAACCTCAAAGTGCGCTGTGGTTGTGGTTTGTCTTTGTTCTCATCCCCGTATTTGTCATGTCGGAATTACAATCGGCCCTTCTACGTCTTCGTATCGCTGAAGGCCGCCTCAAGCACGCTTACAATCTCGCGCAAGCTATTGGCACAGATCCTACAAAGAAAAACTTGTTTGTCGTTACTAGCCGTGATCTTCCTAAGGTGCGCGAACATTTTGATGCAGACTACGTAACAGTAGAATTGGCAGCAACCGATTCATCAGGTACTGAAATGGACCTAGATGCTCATGCTGCTTGTTTGACGGAGTTTAAGGagtgatatttttttgtaatggctACATTAGATGCCCGAAATGAGGAACATAAGGAAGCGATAACAGCTTGTACTCATTCTAAATTGAAGTCTCGCTTGATGTTGCCGAAGATCAATCTTCCGACTTTTGAAGGAGATCCACGTGATTGGCCTAATTTTTCTACTCTGTTTGCTACGCTTGTCCAAGGCAACGACGAATTGAGTCCGGTTGCGAAATTGCCATATTTGAAATCTGCCCTCCACGGTGAGCCACTCATGATGATTCTTCGTTGCAGATGTCCGAGGGAAATTTCGACTTTGCTTGGAAATTACTGGTGGATCGGTACGAGAACAAACGGCTTCTTGTCAGTGTGCATGTTGATGCACTATTACAAGCACCGTCGGCATCTGTTGATTCTCACATCTCCTTGTCAGTTGTTAACAGTCCTCTATGAAAACCTATCTGCGCTTTGCAATCTTGATTTTCCGGTGGACAAATGGGATCTCATTCTTCTACCTCTTGTTTGCAAACGGTTGGATACGTCTCTTCAGACACAGTGGTGAAATGAGTTTGGGTCCTGAGTTGCAGACTCTCAAAAGACTTCATAGCATTCCTTGACAATAACTGTCGGGCCTACGAGGCAGTTAGTTCCAACAATGCCAGGTCTAAGAAGTCAAGCCTGTAGACTCCAATTGGAGACAGCCGCGGGGCCAAGCACCTTCAAAATGTCTAACCAGTTCAGTCCCGGGATCGTGCCCTATCTGTTCCGGTGTTCACAAGCTGCATGCCTGCCCTGACTTTCTCAAACTAAACCCCAACGAAAGACATTCTGTTAAGAAGAACATGTGTTTGAATTGTTTTTTATCGCTTTGCAAATTGCAAGGCATCGTCTTGTCGGCAGTGCGGTACACGACACCATGCCTTGTTGCACTTCGAACCGAAGAGTACTCAGCACAAGTCATCAGAACGGTCCGAGACCAGGTGATGGAAAGCAGCTCCCCACCATACTGTCAGCTGTTACACCTGATACCTGGGCCATGGCACCTATGGTATTGCTGTCTACGGCCCAGGTTCACATTCTTGATGTCTCTGGAACACCTCAGGTAGCTCGCGTACTACTAGATACGGCCAGTCAAGTGAGTTTTATCACAGAGCATGGCCTCCAGAGACTTGGTTTAGCTCGTCGTCGGGCCTATCTTCCGATACACGGGCTTTCCAATACTCCAGCCAGTGTTGCAAAATCAGTTACCCATTTGGTCCTTTCTCCACGGGACAACCCTGGCTTCCAGTTTGCTCCGGATGCGTTTGTGCTACCTCGTATCACTAACGCCTTACCGAATGTCAAATTGTGAAAGGAAGTACGTCGCTCTGTTGCTCACCTAAAAACTGGCTGACCCTACGTTTGATACTCCTGGGCCCATTGATTTGTTGATAGGTGCTCATGTGATTCCCAGACTCTTAACTGGAAACAGGATTGATGGCTACCCTACGGCATTGGTTTCCGTACTAGGGTGGATTTTGATGGGACAAGTGACCTCGCCTTCCG comes from Bacillus rossius redtenbacheri isolate Brsri chromosome 18, Brsri_v3, whole genome shotgun sequence and encodes:
- the LOC134541280 gene encoding 6-phosphogluconate dehydrogenase, decarboxylating; its protein translation is MSEKADIALIGLAVMGQNLILNMDDHGFVVCAYNRTTEKVDQFLAKEAKGTKVVGAHSLQEMVSMLKKPRRVMMLVKAGQAVDDFIAKLVPLLEKGDIVIDGGNSEYHDTQRRTKELRDKGLLFVGCGVSGGEEGARYGPSLMPGGNKDAWPHLKPILQAVSAKVDGEPCCDWVGEDGAGHFVKMVHNGIEYGDMQLICEAYHLMRTALSLSHDRMSQVFEDWNKGELDSFLIEITKDILKFKDADGKPLVEKIRDSAGQKGTGKWTAIAALDYGVPVTLIGESVFARCLSSLKEERVHASTVLKGPASSVYDGDKDQFLEHIRQALYASKIVSYAQGFMLLREAAKEFGWKLNYGGIALMWRGGCIIRSAFLGNIKSAFERNPGLSNLLLDDFFRAAVHRCQESWRTVVATAARLGIPTPCFSTALAFYDGYRSHSLPANLIQAQRDYFGAHTYELVSSPGRFQHTNWTGRGGNVSASTYQA